Sequence from the Crassostrea angulata isolate pt1a10 chromosome 9, ASM2561291v2, whole genome shotgun sequence genome:
aaccaaatttggtttAAGATCCCTTTCGACACATTGCTCAGGCGTAGTGGATATAACGGGACTACATCTCAAGGAGCCGATTTTGACCTGGGTTAAACAAATGAAACTAACTGAGAGGTTCAATGACAATGAAAAAGCCCCGGTTCATAGAGATATCGGATTATTGTTATCACGACACGACGAAGGGAACTTGTACCATGCGATGACCCAAATGTACAATATTGTGATAGCTAAGCTTCTTCTAGGGATATCGCCAAACAGAAGCGTTGTTGGTATTTTTGCCGATGATTATGGGAGTCATACGATTCTACAAGAATTATGGGATAGCTTTTTTCAAGAGACCCTGCCACTATCGGGAGAGAGTcatagaaaattttattttgataaacttaTAATAATTAATTCAGGTTATGAAGGTTACCTTAACCATCATCGCTTATCCAAACTTCCGTTCGTCGGGgaattcaaacaatattttaacagtCTGTTTGGCACATGTAGCCAAAGAAAACTGGACTGTTCTAGCATTAATATCCGGGTAATTCTGAGACAGGACGGAATGTATAGAAATGGAACAACCAAAGTTACAGAGCGAAAATTTTACAACGAAAGGAACTTGTTGAAGGAAATTCAAAAGTCTTTTCCGAGTCACAGTGTGAAAGGCTTAAGACTTGAAAATTATCCAATGAAAACAcagcttttatttatttcaaaaacagatTTTCTGATTGGAGTACACGGAGCTGGAATGACCTTTGCCCTTTTTCTACCGGAACAGGCAGGAGTGCTCGAGCTGTTTCCTTTATATAGAGATACCGGAAATGTTCATTATAGAACTATTTCAAAATGGCGGAACCTGCATTACCGAGCttggcaaaattttaaaacggaAAATGAATTTCCAAACTTTCAAACTCATTTTCCTGTTCGAGTGATTGCGTATTATATTCAGGAGTTTCTTAATTCTAGATGTAAACGTCACTCGATGAGCtaacaaaagaaaatagttGTATAAGTATTATTGAATACATGATTTTTTGGGGGGCTAAGGAGAGGGAGTGGGGGGCAAAGAGATCTACCTTAATATCAGGAGTGAACCAGGAAAGAATTTTATTGGGAATTGAATATCTGTTACATTATTCATAATGAGTTGAATTACttattacatatacactgtactTGTCTTAACAATGAGAAaggtgtatacatgtaccaggcCCCAAAATCATAAATATCTATCTTTGTTGGtacttattaaataataaacacaAAAGATAAGATGAGGAAATTCTTAAGTTTTTATTACcagaatataaataaataacaaacaatatttattcaaaaagaCATTTTACCTGCCCACGATATTAGATTAATACATACAAATGCTATTTTTTTCCAATGTTGATGCTAACAGTCCTTCATTCAGGTATTCCCTAGAGTCCAATTAGATGTCAAGATAAACTAATGGAGATACGGGACTCACAACTCTCTGTTATGTAGGCAAAGCTCAGGCCATGCTTTAGTTTACATTTTCGTGCTGAAAAGAAAATGCCAGGTTTAGAGGGAtatagacacgatttgagctcaacgtttttaaaattgtatttctcCATGCTTTATGTCTAGAATATTTGATATTGGTATTGTTATTCCATCACCTAATTGGGATGTCAAATATCGAGTGACAAGCGAGTTTAGAATTCTTTGCTTCATACGAAGAAACCTCGGgtcttatttttgtttaaatacatatatgtgttgtattgttgtaagtttcaatcaaatcttGCAGTGTTTTTTGTTGGTAATATTGTTTTCCACTAttgaatttatcaatattatggTATTTCTTCATATTacattgtttgaaattaaatctaaaaatatatgtaaacaaacaaacaaacaaaacaaaaacaggactcGATTTTTGTTTGGATAACAATGAATTTTGACATCCGTATCTTGCATGTAATTAACTTCATCTGATGTTTAAAGTTTCATCAAACATTCAAAATGCTAAAGTATATTTATcaatgcatacaaattgaaaaacaaaatttgaaaaataaaagtgatcTCAAAACGTTTCTAAAATcccttaaaataaaattctagaaAACGTTGAAACTTCATTGGTGTTAATAAAGAACTGGCACACATGATAGTTACGTAAATCTGCTTGAAACAT
This genomic interval carries:
- the LOC128164053 gene encoding EGF domain-specific O-linked N-acetylglucosamine transferase-like, with amino-acid sequence MYYIRRKTSSILLCVVVVYVILFIYIIIYSDDFLYNQNVVSEMWLHSASDNYCFPSASAHAQQPLLFKFFYACDKEIVFFDKMFAVVSNVLFESFIRPQNQTPTSQPSTKFGLRSLSTHCSGVVDITGLHLKEPILTWVKQMKLTERFNDNEKAPVHRDIGLLLSRHDEGNLYHAMTQMYNIVIAKLLLGISPNRSVVGIFADDYGSHTILQELWDSFFQETLPLSGESHRKFYFDKLIIINSGYEGYLNHHRLSKLPFVGEFKQYFNSLFGTCSQRKLDCSSINIRVILRQDGMYRNGTTKVTERKFYNERNLLKEIQKSFPSHSVKGLRLENYPMKTQLLFISKTDFLIGVHGAGMTFALFLPEQAGVLELFPLYRDTGNVHYRTISKWRNLHYRAWQNFKTENEFPNFQTHFPVRVIAYYIQEFLNSRCKRHSMS